CTATAGGATTTGGCGCCCCTGTaatgcaagatggtgaagacGACCTTGTACTGGAGGACGCTGAAGACGCCCTCGACGTCAACGCCCCTGTGCTGGAAGATGGTGAAGACGCCCCTGTAGTGGAGGACGTTGAAGACGGCCTCGACCAGAACGTGTTTGATCTAAACCTTCCACTAGATGAGTTCGGCGCGTTGGATTTTGATTTCGTTCAAAACAATCTTGGTAAGTAAAACAAGCCGTGCATGCAAGTAACTTTAGTGCTGCAAGTAACTCAAtgtctttttttcattttgcaaGTAATAATAATGTGCTGCATGTAACAAGCCGTGCAAGTATCTTTAGTGCTGCAAGTAACTTTAGTGTTTTTGTTCATGTAGAACAAGCCGTGCAAGCTCCAGTTCAAGCAAACCGAAGAAATCTAGACATGTCAGATGAGCTTAGAAAGCAAGTTTACCAAGCTTTATTAGCTAGAAGCAAGAATGGGCATCTAggcaagaaagatacaagaatTGTTGCCGAGCATTTTGGGGTACACATTCAGATCGTCCAATGTTTGTGGAAGAGAGGTAAAACACAACTTGCAAATTTCATTCCGGTTGAGGTTAGCAGTAGAAAGAAGGGTAGATGTGGTCGTAAGGCAATCCCTGTTAATTTGGAAGCATTGCACAACATTCCTCTCAAGGATAGAATGACAATAGAAGATGTGTGTAGCCAACTTCACATGAGTAAATGGAAGATTCAAAGGTTACTGAAAAAAGGATTTATTAGGCGCCATTCTAGTAGCATAAAGCCATACCTCACTGATGCTAACAAAAAGGCTCGGTTGAAGTGGTGTGTTGATATGATTGACAAGGACATCCTTGATGACCCAAGATTTAGGGATTTGTTTGACATTGTGTTCATTGATGAAAAATGGTTTTACCTCTCTAAAAAATCAGAGAATTATTACTTGCTACCCGAAGAAGATGAACCCCATCGCACTTGTAAGAACAAAAATTACATCCCTAGgatcatgtttttgtgtgtttgtaCTCGGCCAAGGTTTAGGGATGGAGAGTGTATTTTTGATGGCAAGATTGGTTGTTTTCCACTAGTTACTTAAGAACCGGCTCAAAGAGGTAATGAGAGAACCGGCCTCGTTTTCCACAACGAGTGCGCACGATTACATGACTCACGGTCTTCATGAACAAGATGGCAGCGAGGACATAGGAAAGCGCCCGGCGGCAAGGAGTCCAGCGCGAGGAGCTCCTCCGACTCAGGCGCGTCGTCGAGCTCCAGCACGTTGAGCTCCGACTCCGGCGTGAACTCCATGGCCGGCTTGCCGGTGCTCTTCCCCTTGGCCGCGGCGGCTGCCtcgtcggaggaggacgagtagCTCGCGAGCAGCTCCGGCGCGACGAGCTCTTCCGAGTCCGGTGCGACGAGCAGCTCCTCCGAGTCTGGCGAGACCAGCTCCTGCATCTCTTGCGTCGACGCCGCCATGCATGAACTCCTTAGAGATCGAGTAGCAGGTTGGCTCGTGTTGTGACCGGCTCGAGTAGGTGCAAGTGGAGGGGGGGGGCGTTTTGAATGGGAGCAGATGGGAAATGCTGCAGACGCACGCACACGGCGGACGGGAACCGAGGCGAGGACGAGTAGCAGGTTGgctcatgttgtgaccggctcgAGTAGGTgcaagtgggggggggggcgttttGAATGGGAGCAGATGGGAAATGCTGCGGACGCACGCCCGCAGCAGACGGACAGGAACTGAGGCGAGGACGGAAAACGTGGACGACTGCAGTTAAGGAAGGGCATTGGCGTCCAAAATCACGCATGCGTGGGTAAAACGTCGTTCTTTTCGCAATCGCGGCAACGGCTAGAACGGCGTTCTTTTcagatacggagggagtatttcatAGGCCCAATAGATCTCTCTAGAAAATCAGTAGCATAAGAAAAGCGTAGCATACATTTCCAAGCTCCAATCATAAATGACCGAAAAATAATTTACGAAACAATAGTTCAAATCAGAGTATGATATATGAAAAAAACCACATGTTCCAGTATCGTTTACTTCATAAACCATAAACATCTTATAacaccaagactccaagaggGCTTTTTGGGGACCGGTTGGTGTCTCTCTAGGCTGGAGGCCTATATTCACGCGAGGGAACATCTGCCCAGCAAAATAGTTTGAAGCAAAGTTAGACGTgtattttcaaaaaagaaaaggcaaagcaTAGTCAACGTCGTGTGCCACATCAGAGTCATGTCAAACGTGATTCATGACTCATCATAATTTAAGCATGCCATTTCATCATACTCTAAGGCCctatttagttggtgaaaatttttgtattttggaactgtagcactttcgCTATTATTTGACAactaatgtccaatcatggactaattaggcttaaaagattcgtctcatcatttacagctaaactgtgcaattagttatttttaaactatatttaatactccatgcatgttcCAAAAATTCAATGTGACAGataatcttgaaaatttttgggaactaaacatggcctaaagAGCAAAACCACATGTTGCCATGGAGGTAGGCACCAAAGGTACAATACAACCCCATAAATCCCAGCCAGACCCATCAGCTACATCCTGTGCTATACAAACCATGCATTCAGGCATATCATTCACATTCTTACTCGAACACAAGCAGATATATGACATCACAAAAACAGTAAACTTGGCTCCATACCATCCATAACTCATTCtggaaaccaaaccaagccaaatTTTACCGTTTCATCTGTTTTTCATAAGCAGCATCCCTCGTCATAACATAATATTCAAGGACAAGCATGTTATGGTAATGGAACCATACTATGAGCCTGCAGTCCAGCGTGTCAGCCGCCACCACGACCAGCAGCAGAACATACCTGGTCCTCCACTTGCAACAAACAGCAGGGCATCTGAAGACCAAAACAAGAACATCACGGCACCTTTTTAAACACAAAATAGAAAACACTAGTCGGACCGCACAAATAATAAGAGTAAACAGAGCCAAACCAACAGAGAAAACTATAGCTTCTCAGCTTCCAGACAGGCAAATGAATACGGAAACCTGGATTAATTAGACCACAGTCACACAATCTTTGTATTGTCTCTCATAAAAAGGGGGAACAATATCCATAAGCAAGCAGATCAGTTTTCAAGTGGAACAATAAGAACAGTATCCATAACAACCATCTCTTTCAAAACCGCACCATAAAGCTGAGCGCCTTCCTTGGCGTTATGGCACTAGCAGGCCAGCCACCACCAGTGTTCTAAGCCTTCTGTCCAAAGGTAACCAAACCTGTCAGTAGATTTTGCCGAAACACCCCCAAACAATTTCATAATAATCATGTGATAGCAACCAACCACTAGCTGCCTTATAAAAAAGTTAGCAAAAAAATATATGCTGGAGACAACTCGAACACTTGGAAGTAGCAATCCATCTACGGCTTTGGTGCGCCATTATAAgctgcaaagaaaaaaaataataatacagAAAAACCGTCAGTGCATAAAGTACAGATGTAAAAATAGCACTAAACAGAATAATGTCAATTCAATACAAGACAAGTGTTAGATAACATAAGTGTTCCAAGAGAGATCGGCTTGAAGTAACAAAATGAATATTTGTATATAGTGCCCGCATAACAGCAGCTAAATATTCAACCTATGGAAAATATGTATCAATATCATGCATACCTTATCAAGAAAAACCCTACATAGCCTTTCCATTAGCCACTCCGTAACTCAAATAACAGAATACTTTCCAGTTTGAGCAGATCCAGGAAGATTCAGAGCTTGGTTGGCACAATCCTCAAGAACACGTTTCAATTCTGCCTTCGCCTTCTTCACAGATGACTCTGTCGGGCCCTCAATAAACAGGTACAGCTTGCGCTCATTTGCACCAACAATTTTTCCTTGAGGAATATATGTTCCCCTTGTAGTGATAGCAGCACCAGTCCAGTCCTGAATAGGAGTCAATGTCTCTTTGTGAGTGATCTTCCAGCGAGCATTCTGTGGGAAATCGTTAATCTCAAGTTCAGCCTCATAGTGTTCTGGAACTGCATGAGCCTGTATCCTTGCCAGATTTTGTTGCAAGTTCATTGCAGCCTGAAGTGCACGAGCTGTGGCTTCATCATTTTGTTGGTTAGTTGCAGCAAGTAAAGGAATCAAGGGGACTGACGCAGTTCCTGGTACTTGCTGGTTAGCATTACTAGCAGCTTTGTTTGCAaccaaagcagcagcagcatgagcATTGGCAATAGCTTGTGCTGCCAGGTCACCTCCCGCCTTACGCACCCCGCCTTCCTCATCAGAATCTGAATCAGACTTGTCTTCTTCGTATCCATATTCCCTTGCCTGAGCCTTCTTTGCAGTCTTTCTGGCTTCATCCTCTTCCTCATTAAACTTAAAACCACTACCACCGTAACCTGTGCCATGGGCCTGCTCTGTGCCCTGCTTCACCTTCACCATAAACCGATCAGCTAGGGCTTTCAGATCTTCCGGAACAGCTTGCTGCGAGAGCTCCAGGGCCTTAACAAGGTCTGGGGCATACCGCTCCTCTTCCTCAGAAATAAAAGTCACAGCAAAGCCCTTTCTTCCAGCACGCCCAGTTCGCCCAACACGATGAACATAGTCCTCATAATGGTTAGGGACATCATAATTGACAACCAGCTCAAGTTCTTTCACATCTAAACCCCTAGCTGCAACACTAGTAGCAATAAGCAAGCTGCAGACATTGCTCTTGAAATCAGCAATAGTTGATTCACGGTCAGTTTGATCTTTACCGCCATGAAGAGACAGACATGGATACCCATGCTGGAATAGGTCTTTGAGGAGAGAATCACATTTATCTTGTGAgtgaacaaaaacaagaatttTCCCCTTATCATACCATTCACCAAGCAACTCTAACAGCCTGAAGAACCTCTCATTGTCTGGTCGTACCTCAACCAGTTGTGTGATATCTTTGTTCACGACACTCCTCCCACCCACCTGAATTTCAACGGGCTTAGTTAGCACCTTGCGTGCCAGTATCTCCACCTGCCGTGGAAATGTGGCAGAGAAAAGTACTGTCTGCCTATCTGGCCGAGTGTTCTGAACAATCCGAGTAATCTGAGGCTCAAAACCCATATCAAACATTCTATCAGCTTCATCCATCACCAAGAAGGTAACTCGGCGAAGGTTGGTTATTTTTCCGCTGCTAGTGCAAAGGATATCAATCATCCTTCCCGGTGTACAAACAACAATTTCAGCACCCCTCTTCAATTCGCTAATCTGCTGTGCAACCCCTGAACCTCCATAGATTGCAACACAGTTGATGCCGAGCACCTTAGAGAACTTCTTAATGTCTGAATGTATCTGCACTACAAGCTCTCTGGTGGGAGCCATAATAAGCCCGATAGGGCCATCTCCAGGAACAACAGGCGGCTGGTCCTTGACATGCCTCAGCATCGGGAGAACAAACGCTAGAGTCTTGCCAGATCCAGTCTTTGCAATTCCTATACAATCACGTCCACTCATTATGATCGGCAGCGCTTGTGCTTGGATAGGCATTGGTTTTTCGAAACCAAGCTTCTTGATGGTGTCAAGGAGCTTGCTTGTCATCCCACTCTGCACCCATGTCTTTATTGGCTTGGGCACATCTTTCCCATGCACCTTGAGCTCCAACTCCTTCCTGTAGGCCACCACTTCCTCAGATGTCATCCTCGTAATGTCCTTCACCTCAATATAGAAATTCTTCCTGAATGGTTGGTAGTCAATCTTCGAATGGTCAACAATTGCTAGCTTCTCTGCCTTTGTCTTCTTGACACGCTTTATGAactcctcatcatcctcatcctcctctccgGCCCCCTCATCGTCACCATCATCATAATCCGACTCTGAATCATCCCCTTGCATAATTCTCCCCACCGCTCTCCTTGGCCCCTTTTTATCCCCGTTACTAACAGCATCCTTTGCGCTCTTACCATTCTTATCATCCACACCTGCAGCAGGAGCGGTATCCACTACTGCCGCAGCACTCTCCAGCTTCGCAACCTCCGGCAGCACCATGGAGTTCATGAAGGCATCGAGCGGATCAATCTCATCCTCCTCCATACCAGCACCGCCATTGGCATCGCCACCCCCATTCGGCAAATCCACATCCATGTCACCAGATCCTCCATTCTCCACTGCCTTCTTGCCACCCTCATTATCCCCTTCCTCATCAGACTCCTCCCCATCCAAGGTCCACTTCTTGCCCTCCTTGGCGCCATCGGCCTCAGCCGTCGCCGCGGCGGATGCACCGCCAGCGCCACCCCcgtcctgctcctgctgctgctgctcgcggcGCTTCTCCTGCCACTCCttgacgcgccggcggcggcgctccatcTCGTCATCCAGCCGCTGCTGCTCGGCCTCCatgtcctcctccttcttccgctgccgccgccgctccgcctcctcgtcgtccaccgcctcctcctcccggggcggcgcggcctccgGCT
The Panicum virgatum strain AP13 chromosome 6N, P.virgatum_v5, whole genome shotgun sequence genome window above contains:
- the LOC120680229 gene encoding DEAD-box ATP-dependent RNA helicase 42-like; translation: MGSGDDERSSSKHHHRDKDKDRERERSSSRHHRDKDRDRERERSSSRHHREDGDRDRERNRHREKDRDREERKEREREERKAREREEREKERAREEKEKERARRREERDREERDRSSRRRGDADGEDEEDRDRDRKRRRRSSHHHHRDAEPEAAPPREEEAVDDEEAERRRQRKKEEDMEAEQQRLDDEMERRRRRVKEWQEKRREQQQQEQDGGGAGGASAAATAEADGAKEGKKWTLDGEESDEEGDNEGGKKAVENGGSGDMDVDLPNGGGDANGGAGMEEDEIDPLDAFMNSMVLPEVAKLESAAAVVDTAPAAGVDDKNGKSAKDAVSNGDKKGPRRAVGRIMQGDDSESDYDDGDDEGAGEEDEDDEEFIKRVKKTKAEKLAIVDHSKIDYQPFRKNFYIEVKDITRMTSEEVVAYRKELELKVHGKDVPKPIKTWVQSGMTSKLLDTIKKLGFEKPMPIQAQALPIIMSGRDCIGIAKTGSGKTLAFVLPMLRHVKDQPPVVPGDGPIGLIMAPTRELVVQIHSDIKKFSKVLGINCVAIYGGSGVAQQISELKRGAEIVVCTPGRMIDILCTSSGKITNLRRVTFLVMDEADRMFDMGFEPQITRIVQNTRPDRQTVLFSATFPRQVEILARKVLTKPVEIQVGGRSVVNKDITQLVEVRPDNERFFRLLELLGEWYDKGKILVFVHSQDKCDSLLKDLFQHGYPCLSLHGGKDQTDRESTIADFKSNVCSLLIATSVAARGLDVKELELVVNYDVPNHYEDYVHRVGRTGRAGRKGFAVTFISEEEERYAPDLVKALELSQQAVPEDLKALADRFMVKVKQGTEQAHGTGYGGSGFKFNEEEDEARKTAKKAQAREYGYEEDKSDSDSDEEGGVRKAGGDLAAQAIANAHAAAALVANKAASNANQQVPGTASVPLIPLLAATNQQNDEATARALQAAMNLQQNLARIQAHAVPEHYEAELEINDFPQNARWKITHKETLTPIQDWTGAAITTRGTYIPQGKIVGANERKLYLFIEGPTESSVKKAKAELKRVLEDCANQALNLPGSAQTGKYSVI